A genomic region of Zalophus californianus isolate mZalCal1 chromosome 11, mZalCal1.pri.v2, whole genome shotgun sequence contains the following coding sequences:
- the LOC113914691 gene encoding olfactory receptor 5B3-like: MDNRAEVTQCLLLGLTNDPELQLPLFIMFIFIYLITLVGNLVIIMLILLDSHLHTPMYFFLSNLSLVDFCYSTAVTPKVIARLLVGDKVISYNACAAQMFFFAAFVTVENYLLASVAYDRYAAVCKPLHYTTTMMTSVCARLAISSYIYGFLNASIHTGDTFSLSFCMNNVVHHFFCDVPAVMVLSCSDRHVSELVLVYVVSFNIFFALLVILISYIFIFITILKMHSSSGYQEAISTCASHLTALSIFYGTVIFMYLQPSSSHSMDTDKMASVFYTMVIPMLNPVVYSMRNKEVKNAFMKIVLESKFSLGL, translated from the coding sequence ATGGATAACAGGGCAGAAGTGACACAGTGCCTCCTGCTGGGGCTAACCAATGACCCGGAACTGCAGCTTCCCTTATTCATAATGTTCATCTTCATCTACCTCATCACTCTGGTTGGGAATTTGGTGATTATCATGTTGATTCTGTTGGACTCCcatctccacacccccatgtacttttTCCTCAGTAATCTGTCTCTGGTGGACTTTTGTTACTCTACGGCTGTCACTCCCAAAGTGATAGCTAGGTTACTTGTGGGAGACAAGGTCATCTCCTACAATGCATGTGCTGCTCAGATGTTCTTTTTTGCAGCCTTCGTCACTGTGGAAAATTATCTCTTGGCCTCAGTGGCCTATGACCGCTATGCAGCAGTGTGCAAACCCCTCCATTACACCACCACCATGATGACAAGTGTGTGTGCTCGTCTGGCCATAAGTTCCTACATTTATGGTTTCCTAAATGCCTCTATCCACACTGGAGACACATTTAGTCTCTCTTTCTGTATGAACAATGTAGTCCATCACTTTTTCTGTGATGTTCCAGCAGTCATGGTTCTTTCTTGCTCTGATAGACATGTCAGTGAGCTGGTTCTTGTTTATGTAGTGAGCTTCAACATCTTTTTTGCTCTCTTGGTTATCTTGATTTCCTACATATTCATATTTATCACAATCCTGAAGATGCACTCATCTTCAGGATATCAGGAGGCTATATCCACCTGCGCCTCCCACCTCACTGCACTGTCCATCTTCTATGGGACAGTCATCTTCATGTATTTACAGCCCAGCTCCAGTCATTCCATGGACACAGACAAAATGGCATCCGTGTTCTACACTATGGTCATCCCCATGCTGAACCCTGTGGTCTACAGTATGAGGAACAAGGAGGTCAAGAATGCATTCATGAAGATTGTTTTAGAGTCAAAATTTTCTCTAGGATTGTGA
- the LOC113914698 gene encoding LOW QUALITY PROTEIN: olfactory receptor 5B2-like (The sequence of the model RefSeq protein was modified relative to this genomic sequence to represent the inferred CDS: inserted 1 base in 1 codon), which translates to MDNSTEGTQFLLLGLTHATELQIPLFIMFTLIYLINVVGNLGMMVLIFLDSRLHTTMYFFLSNLSLVDFCYSTAVSPKVMAGLLIGDKVISYNACATQMFXFVAFATVENYLLASMAYDRYVAVCKPLHYTTIMTTGVCAPLAIGSYICGFLNASFHVGDIFSLSLCNSNLIHHFFCDVPAVMALSCSGKHIGEVVLVFMSSFNALFALLVILISYLFIFITILKMQSARGHQKALSTCASHLTAVSIFYGTVIFMYLQPSSSHSMDTDKMAAVFYSMVILMLNPVVYSLRNKEVKCAFKKVVEKANFSIGLAI; encoded by the exons ATGGATAACAGCACAGAAGGGACACAGTTCCTCCTGCTGGGACTAACCCATGCCACAGAGTTGCAGATCCCACTCTTTATCATGTTCACTCTCATTTACCTAATCAATGTGGTTGGGAACCTGGGGATGATGGTGCTGATTTTCTTGGACTCCCGTCTCCACACAACCATGTACTTTTTCCTCAGTAACCTGTCTCTGGTGGACTTTTGTTACTCTACAGCCGTCTCTCCCAAGGTCATGGCTGGATTACTTATAGGAGACAAGGTCATCTCCTACAATGCATGTGCTACTCAAATGT TTTTTGTAGCCTTTGCCACTGTGGAAAATTATCTCTTAGCCTCAATGGCTTATGACCGCTACGTGGCCGTGTGCAAACCCCTGCATTACACCACCATCATGACGACAGGTGTGTGTGCCCCTCTGGCCATAGGCTCCTATATCTGTGGTTTTCTGAATGCCTCCTTCCATGTTGGGGACATATTCAGTCTGTCTTTATGTAATTCCAATCTGATCCATCACTTTTTCTGTGATGTGCCGGCGGTCatggctctctcttgctctggTAAACACATTGGTGAGGTGGTTCTTGTTTTTATGTCAAGCTTTAATGCCCTTTTTGCTCTTCTGGTTATATTGATTTCCTACCTATTCATATTTATAACCATCTTGAAAATGCAATCAGCTCGAGGGCACCAAAAGGCTTTATCCACCTGTGCTTCCCACCTCACTGCAGTGTCCATCTTCTATGGGACAGTCATCTTCATGTATTTACAGCCCAGCTCCAGCCATTCCATGGACACAGACAAAATGGCAGCTGTGTTTTATTCTATGGTCATCCTCATGCTGAATCCTGTGGTCTATAGCCTGAGGAACAAAGAGGTCAAGTGTGCATTCAAGAAAGTGgtagaaaaggcaaatttttcTATAGGCTTGGCCATTTAA